The following coding sequences lie in one Agarivorans sp. Alg241-V36 genomic window:
- the rpsB gene encoding 30S ribosomal protein S2 — translation MANVSMRDMLQAGVHFGHQTRYWNPKMKPFIFGARNKVHIINLEKTVPMFNDAMSVLKKVASKKGKVLFVGTKRAAGDTIKTEALRSDQFYVNHRWLGGMLTNWKTVRQSIKRLKDLEAQSQDGTFEKLTKKEALMRTREMEKLEKSLGGIKNMGGLPDVLFVIDAEHEHIAIREANNLGIPVISVVDTNSAPDGVDYIIPGNDDAIRAIKLYLGAAADTVIEGRQDDIVVQAEEDGFVEEAAE, via the coding sequence ATGGCAAACGTTTCAATGCGCGATATGCTTCAAGCAGGCGTACACTTTGGTCACCAAACTCGTTACTGGAACCCAAAAATGAAGCCTTTCATTTTTGGTGCTCGTAACAAAGTTCATATCATTAACTTAGAAAAAACTGTACCTATGTTTAATGATGCAATGTCTGTTCTTAAGAAAGTTGCATCTAAGAAAGGTAAAGTTCTTTTTGTTGGTACTAAGCGCGCTGCTGGTGACACCATCAAAACTGAAGCACTTCGTTCAGATCAATTCTACGTTAACCACCGTTGGTTAGGTGGTATGTTGACTAACTGGAAAACAGTTCGTCAATCTATCAAGCGTCTAAAAGATCTAGAAGCTCAAAGCCAAGACGGTACTTTCGAAAAGCTAACCAAGAAAGAGGCGCTTATGCGTACTCGCGAAATGGAAAAGCTTGAGAAAAGCCTTGGCGGTATCAAAAACATGGGCGGTCTACCAGACGTATTGTTTGTAATCGATGCTGAACACGAGCACATCGCTATTCGCGAAGCAAACAACCTAGGTATTCCAGTTATCTCTGTAGTTGATACTAACTCTGCACCAGACGGTGTTGATTACATCATTCCTGGTAACGACGACGCTATCCGTGCAATTAAATTGTACCTTGGCGCAGCTGCTGATACTGTTATCGAAGGTCGTCAAGACGACATCGTAGTACAAGCTGAAGAAGATGGTTTCGTTGAGGAAGCTGCTGAGTAA
- the glnD gene encoding bifunctional uridylyltransferase/uridylyl-removing protein GlnD — protein METTLAAPPLPCTEEISLKSSKRYLDELQEYLADQFNQGVHVVELVQLRSQQMDLLLNCLWQHFGLADHPELSLLAVGGYGRGELHPRSDIDILILTREQVAPKVAEKISAFITLLWDIRLDVGQSVRTLKECLELGLEDITIATNLQESRLLFGDNALYQELCMAVCADSFWPSEAFFRAKKDEQLSRHRQYKGNAYSLEPDIKANPGGLRDIQTICWVAGRHFGSSDLEELTKQNFLTLAECRELQDCRDFLWRVRFALHIHLTKSDDRLLFDRQLAVAQSLGYSGEHNAPVERLMKHFFQTVRRISELNEMLLQLFDEAILGNTAMDVQPVDEHFMLRGNLIDSANGQLFLEQPEQIIVMFLHIADNPKITGIYSATLRQLREARRRLTHWLQDLPECRRYFRRLIKHPNVTGLPLTLMHRYGVLSTYFPAWSRIVGQMQFDLFHAFTVDEHTHRLINKIHSFNDADTKEIHPLCCQVYPRLERPDLLALAAIFHDIAKGRKGDHSTLGAVDAEEFCLAHGFSKPSARTVAWLVKHHLLMSVTAQRRDIYDPEVITEFAKVVRDQRHLDMLLCLTVADICATNDDTWNSWKRTLLSELYNSTQKALRRGLENPVDIRGVIRDKQKKAIQQLELKGYSEEQVRGLWQRFRADYFLRHTPQQIAWHSDHLWGHSEDQPLVLVSRRATRGGTEIFIHCQDIPHLFASVAAELDQKNLNIHDAQIMSSRDGFVLDTFVVLDHEGEPLSLERGILLQQTLAEKLHVAAPIDLKQRRVPRQVQQFSIAPRVEFLPTKGNRTLIEVVALDKPGLLAKISAVFQSFNYTIHAAKVTTIGEKAEDFFSISNCEREKLTPEQKQQLKSILEQALKQ, from the coding sequence ATGGAAACGACGTTAGCAGCACCGCCTTTGCCCTGCACAGAAGAGATTTCGCTTAAGAGCAGTAAGCGCTACCTAGATGAACTGCAAGAATACTTAGCCGATCAGTTCAATCAAGGTGTGCATGTGGTTGAGTTAGTGCAATTGCGCTCTCAACAAATGGACTTATTGCTTAATTGTTTGTGGCAGCACTTTGGTTTAGCCGATCACCCTGAGCTTTCTTTACTTGCAGTGGGCGGATACGGTCGAGGTGAACTTCACCCTCGATCGGATATTGATATTCTTATCCTGACTCGAGAGCAAGTAGCGCCTAAAGTTGCCGAAAAAATATCGGCTTTCATTACTCTACTGTGGGATATTCGTCTGGATGTAGGCCAAAGTGTTCGCACCCTAAAAGAATGTTTAGAGCTAGGCCTAGAAGACATAACCATTGCCACCAATCTGCAAGAGTCGCGTTTGCTATTTGGTGACAATGCACTTTATCAAGAGCTCTGTATGGCTGTTTGTGCCGATAGTTTTTGGCCAAGCGAAGCCTTTTTCCGTGCTAAGAAAGACGAACAACTAAGTCGCCATCGCCAATATAAAGGCAATGCTTATTCCCTAGAACCTGACATTAAAGCTAACCCCGGTGGTTTGCGTGATATTCAAACCATTTGTTGGGTTGCTGGCCGCCACTTTGGTAGTAGTGATTTAGAAGAGCTCACTAAACAAAACTTTCTTACTCTCGCAGAGTGTCGAGAGCTACAAGACTGCCGCGACTTTTTATGGCGAGTGCGCTTTGCCCTGCATATTCACCTAACTAAAAGTGACGATCGCTTGTTATTTGATCGCCAGCTTGCGGTGGCCCAATCACTAGGTTACAGCGGCGAACATAATGCGCCGGTTGAACGCTTAATGAAGCACTTTTTCCAAACGGTGCGTCGAATCTCTGAATTAAACGAAATGTTATTGCAGTTGTTTGATGAAGCCATTTTGGGCAATACCGCCATGGATGTGCAGCCGGTTGATGAGCACTTTATGCTGCGTGGCAACCTTATAGATAGTGCGAATGGCCAGCTGTTTTTAGAACAGCCAGAACAAATTATAGTGATGTTTTTGCACATTGCCGACAACCCCAAAATTACTGGCATCTATTCCGCCACCCTGCGCCAGTTGCGTGAAGCAAGACGCAGGCTAACTCATTGGCTTCAAGATCTACCAGAGTGCCGCCGCTACTTTAGACGCCTAATTAAGCACCCTAACGTAACAGGGCTGCCACTTACCCTAATGCATCGCTATGGGGTACTGTCGACTTACTTCCCAGCATGGAGCCGCATTGTTGGACAAATGCAGTTTGATTTATTCCATGCTTTTACCGTTGATGAACATACTCATCGATTGATAAACAAAATTCATTCTTTTAACGATGCTGATACCAAAGAAATCCACCCGCTTTGTTGTCAGGTTTATCCGCGATTAGAGCGACCAGATTTACTGGCTCTCGCGGCTATATTTCACGATATTGCCAAAGGGCGCAAAGGCGACCATTCTACCTTGGGCGCAGTAGATGCCGAAGAATTCTGTTTGGCGCATGGCTTTAGTAAACCTTCAGCGCGTACCGTCGCTTGGTTAGTTAAGCACCACTTGTTAATGTCGGTAACGGCTCAGCGCCGCGACATTTATGATCCCGAAGTAATTACCGAGTTTGCCAAGGTAGTGCGCGACCAACGCCACCTAGACATGTTGCTTTGTTTAACGGTAGCGGACATTTGCGCAACCAATGACGATACCTGGAACAGTTGGAAGCGAACCTTGTTGAGTGAGCTTTACAACTCAACCCAGAAGGCCTTACGAAGAGGCTTAGAAAACCCAGTAGATATTCGTGGTGTAATTCGTGATAAGCAGAAGAAAGCCATTCAGCAATTAGAGCTAAAAGGCTATTCCGAAGAACAAGTGCGCGGTTTGTGGCAACGCTTTAGGGCTGATTACTTTCTTCGCCACACCCCACAGCAAATTGCTTGGCACAGCGACCATTTATGGGGTCATAGTGAAGATCAACCTCTGGTATTGGTGAGCCGCCGTGCTACTCGCGGCGGTACCGAGATTTTTATTCATTGCCAAGACATCCCGCATTTATTTGCATCAGTTGCCGCTGAACTAGACCAGAAAAATCTGAATATTCATGATGCGCAAATCATGTCCAGCCGCGACGGCTTTGTACTTGATACCTTTGTGGTGCTCGACCATGAAGGCGAACCTCTATCACTAGAGCGTGGTATTTTGCTGCAACAAACATTGGCAGAAAAGCTCCACGTAGCCGCACCAATCGATTTGAAACAGCGCCGGGTTCCACGCCAAGTGCAGCAGTTCTCTATTGCGCCTCGCGTGGAGTTTTTACCCACGAAAGGCAATCGAACCTTGATTGAAGTTGTCGCCCTAGACAAGCCTGGTTTATTGGCTAAAATTAGCGCCGTATTTCAATCCTTTAACTACACGATTCACGCGGCTAAGGTCACCACCATTGGTGAGAAGGCGGAAGATTTCTTCAGTATTAGTAACTGTGAACGTGAAAAGCTAACCCCAGAGCAAAAGCAACAGCTTAAGAGCATTCTGGAACAAGCACTCAAACAATAA
- the lamB gene encoding maltoporin LamB, with protein MKLKTLSIAVASAAMSTQAIAATPEFNGYMRSGIGATGSGGEQMCFQADGSPYKHRLGNECETYAEIALSAPLYEEGNKAMGVHTLLAHSVDQRNDWEESPSAVREMYVSGQNMVESFEGSNLWAGKRFYQRRDVHQIDYYYLANAGAGAGIENIDVGFAKLSAAWVRNTSEALFDANIAGSGNTMADFSGNNLDLRLDGISTNSNGELSLVGIYGMYSEAADQDFNVENQKDNGVFVMAEHTQGDFFGGFNKFSASYATDAMAGIGASGQLRGFAYKEIEKEPTADASYLAESNEGSWYRLMNWGVVDLGESTAMSYVVNYENYDKDDNKGSTLFTVGVRPQYNWSNNLSTILDLGYDVVEFQDAAKANGSEDNKLAKVTIAQQWQAGPNVFARPALRAFATYAKSDQYISRDSSSKDEVTFGFQAEAWW; from the coding sequence ATGAAACTAAAAACACTTTCGATCGCAGTAGCATCAGCTGCGATGTCTACTCAAGCTATTGCAGCTACTCCTGAGTTTAACGGTTACATGCGTTCTGGAATTGGCGCTACCGGTTCAGGCGGCGAGCAAATGTGCTTCCAAGCCGACGGTTCGCCTTATAAGCACCGCTTGGGTAACGAATGTGAAACCTATGCAGAAATTGCCTTATCTGCACCTTTATATGAAGAAGGCAACAAAGCAATGGGTGTACACACCCTACTTGCTCACTCTGTAGACCAACGCAACGACTGGGAAGAAAGCCCGTCGGCAGTGCGCGAAATGTACGTGTCTGGTCAAAACATGGTTGAATCTTTCGAAGGGTCAAACCTATGGGCTGGTAAGCGCTTTTACCAACGTCGCGACGTTCACCAAATCGATTACTACTACCTAGCTAATGCCGGTGCCGGTGCAGGTATTGAAAACATCGATGTAGGCTTTGCTAAGCTATCTGCCGCTTGGGTACGCAATACTTCTGAAGCATTGTTTGATGCCAACATTGCCGGTTCTGGCAACACAATGGCTGATTTCTCTGGTAACAACTTAGACTTGCGTTTAGATGGAATCTCTACTAACTCAAATGGCGAGTTAAGCTTAGTAGGTATCTACGGTATGTACTCTGAAGCTGCAGACCAAGACTTTAACGTTGAAAACCAAAAAGACAACGGTGTGTTCGTAATGGCTGAGCACACCCAAGGTGATTTCTTCGGCGGCTTTAACAAGTTCTCTGCATCTTACGCGACAGACGCAATGGCGGGCATTGGCGCAAGTGGCCAACTTCGCGGATTTGCGTACAAAGAAATAGAAAAAGAGCCTACAGCTGATGCTAGCTACTTAGCAGAAAGCAACGAAGGTAGCTGGTACCGCTTAATGAATTGGGGTGTGGTTGATTTAGGTGAGTCAACAGCCATGTCTTACGTAGTTAACTACGAAAACTACGACAAAGATGATAACAAAGGTTCAACTTTGTTCACCGTTGGTGTTCGCCCTCAGTACAACTGGAGCAATAACTTATCAACCATCTTAGACCTAGGCTACGATGTAGTTGAGTTCCAAGATGCAGCTAAAGCCAATGGCAGCGAAGATAACAAGCTAGCTAAAGTAACCATTGCCCAACAATGGCAAGCGGGTCCAAACGTATTTGCACGCCCTGCTCTTCGTGCGTTCGCAACTTACGCAAAATCAGACCAATACATCTCTCGTGACTCTAGCTCGAAAGATGAAGTAACCTTTGGTTTCCAAGCTGAAGCTTGGTGGTAA
- the pyrH gene encoding UMP kinase, translated as MSTNPKPAYRRILLKLSGEALMGDEGFGIDPKVLDRMALEIKELVELGIQVGLVIGGGNLFRGEGLAKAGMNRVVGDHMGMLATVMNGLAMRDALHRNFVNARLMSAIELNGVCDSYNWADAISNLKAGKVVIFSAGTGNPFFTTDSAACLRGIEIEAEAVLKGTKVDGVYTADPVKDPAATLYSELDYAEVLDKELKVMDLAAFTLARDHNLPIRVFNMNKPGSLKNVVMGADEGTTICHVSNKTETE; from the coding sequence ATGAGCACCAATCCTAAACCTGCATATCGTCGCATTCTTTTAAAACTTTCAGGTGAAGCCCTAATGGGTGATGAAGGTTTTGGTATTGACCCTAAAGTATTGGACCGTATGGCTCTTGAAATCAAAGAGTTAGTAGAATTAGGTATCCAAGTTGGTCTAGTTATTGGTGGTGGTAACCTGTTTCGGGGCGAAGGCCTTGCGAAAGCAGGGATGAACCGCGTGGTAGGCGACCACATGGGCATGCTAGCAACCGTAATGAACGGTTTAGCTATGCGTGACGCGTTACACAGAAATTTTGTAAATGCACGCTTAATGTCGGCCATTGAGCTAAATGGCGTGTGTGATTCATACAACTGGGCTGATGCGATTAGCAATTTGAAAGCCGGTAAAGTTGTTATTTTCTCAGCGGGTACGGGCAATCCATTCTTCACTACAGACTCTGCTGCTTGTTTACGTGGCATTGAGATTGAAGCTGAAGCGGTGCTAAAAGGCACTAAAGTAGACGGCGTATATACTGCCGACCCTGTAAAAGATCCTGCAGCCACTCTATACAGTGAGCTGGATTACGCTGAAGTACTAGACAAAGAATTAAAAGTGATGGATTTAGCCGCATTCACCTTAGCGCGTGACCATAACTTGCCAATTCGTGTATTCAACATGAATAAACCAGGCAGTTTGAAGAATGTTGTTATGGGCGCAGATGAAGGCACCACTATCTGTCACGTATCAAATAAAACAGAAACAGAGTAG
- the map gene encoding type I methionyl aminopeptidase — protein MSIVIKTPEQIEKMRVAGRLAADVLTMIAPFVKVGVSTGELNQRCHDYIVNEQGAIPAPLDYHGFPKSICTSVNDVVCHGIPSDTHILQDGDVINIDITVIKDGYHGDTSKMFLVGNASPADKLLCRVTQQALYQAIKVVKPGNKVSDIGNAIQKYLKKGNYRYGIVDNFCGHGIGEGFHEDPQIMHYRNNDRTVLKAGMCFTIEPMINQGKKGNWVDKEDGWTARTNDSKNSAQWEHTLLVTNDGVEVLTLRDEEDLPRIIKH, from the coding sequence ATGAGCATAGTAATTAAAACCCCTGAACAAATTGAAAAAATGCGCGTTGCCGGTCGTTTAGCGGCTGACGTACTCACCATGATAGCCCCTTTCGTAAAGGTTGGCGTTAGCACCGGTGAGCTTAACCAGCGCTGCCATGACTATATAGTTAACGAGCAAGGCGCTATTCCTGCACCACTCGATTATCACGGTTTTCCAAAGTCTATTTGTACCTCGGTAAACGATGTGGTTTGTCATGGCATTCCTTCAGACACCCACATACTGCAAGACGGTGACGTGATTAATATCGATATCACGGTTATTAAAGATGGTTATCACGGCGATACCTCTAAAATGTTTTTGGTTGGCAATGCCTCTCCTGCAGATAAGCTGCTGTGCCGTGTTACTCAGCAAGCACTTTATCAAGCAATTAAGGTAGTTAAGCCGGGCAATAAAGTTAGCGATATCGGCAATGCCATTCAAAAGTACTTAAAAAAAGGCAACTACCGCTACGGTATTGTTGATAACTTTTGTGGTCATGGTATTGGCGAAGGTTTTCATGAAGACCCACAAATCATGCACTATCGCAACAATGACCGCACCGTATTAAAAGCTGGTATGTGTTTCACTATTGAACCGATGATTAACCAAGGTAAGAAAGGCAACTGGGTTGATAAAGAAGACGGCTGGACTGCACGTACCAATGACAGCAAAAACTCCGCTCAGTGGGAACACACTTTATTAGTGACCAACGACGGCGTTGAAGTGCTAACACTTCGTGACGAAGAAGACTTACCGCGCATTATCAAACACTAA
- a CDS encoding DUF3461 family protein, whose product MYKNLKSIGITNPSDIERYSLRQEANSDTLKIYFHKEKGDFLTRSVKFKYPRQKKTVLVDGGRGTYKDTTEINANLRFIVEELDKITRRDQQEKDTKQQVLSELRHLEKVVSSKIAEIEAKLERL is encoded by the coding sequence ATGTACAAAAATCTAAAAAGTATTGGCATTACCAACCCAAGCGATATTGAACGTTATAGCCTCCGCCAAGAAGCCAATTCTGACACGCTCAAGATTTACTTCCATAAAGAAAAAGGTGACTTTCTTACCCGCAGTGTAAAATTCAAATACCCAAGGCAGAAAAAAACCGTGCTAGTTGATGGTGGGCGGGGCACCTACAAAGACACTACTGAGATTAATGCCAATCTGCGTTTTATCGTAGAAGAATTAGATAAAATCACCCGCAGAGACCAACAGGAGAAAGATACTAAACAACAAGTGCTTTCTGAGTTAAGGCACTTGGAAAAAGTAGTGTCGAGTAAAATTGCCGAGATTGAAGCCAAACTTGAACGTCTATAA
- the tsf gene encoding translation elongation factor Ts produces MAITAALVKELRDRTGAGMMDCKKALTETDGDIELAIDNMRKSGAAKAAKKAGNIAADGAIIIKEGAGFAALLEVNCQTDFVAKDANFTAFAEKVAEAAAAEKTDIDTLKANFEEERVQLVAKIGENISIRRVEYLDGAPIASYRHGERIGVAVTGEADAETLKQVAMHVAASKPEFLSPDDVPADVVEKEKKLQIEIAMNEGKPAEIAEKMVTGRMKKFTGEISLTGQAFIMEPKKTVGAILKEKGASVAGFIRLEVGEGIEKKEEDFAAEVAAQIAAAKK; encoded by the coding sequence ATGGCAATTACTGCTGCCCTAGTAAAAGAACTGCGCGACCGTACCGGCGCAGGCATGATGGATTGTAAAAAAGCGTTGACTGAAACTGATGGTGACATCGAGTTAGCGATTGATAATATGCGTAAAAGCGGTGCTGCTAAAGCGGCTAAAAAAGCAGGCAACATTGCAGCTGACGGCGCAATTATTATTAAAGAAGGCGCGGGTTTCGCTGCCTTACTAGAAGTTAACTGTCAAACTGACTTCGTAGCCAAAGATGCTAACTTCACAGCTTTCGCTGAAAAAGTAGCCGAAGCTGCTGCTGCAGAAAAAACTGACATCGACACTTTGAAAGCAAACTTCGAAGAAGAGCGTGTTCAACTGGTTGCTAAAATCGGTGAAAACATCTCAATTCGTCGTGTTGAGTACTTAGACGGTGCTCCTATTGCTTCTTACCGTCACGGTGAGCGCATTGGTGTTGCTGTAACAGGTGAAGCTGACGCTGAAACGCTAAAGCAAGTTGCTATGCACGTAGCTGCTTCTAAGCCTGAGTTTTTATCTCCTGATGACGTACCAGCTGACGTTGTAGAGAAAGAGAAAAAACTACAAATCGAAATCGCTATGAACGAAGGTAAACCTGCTGAGATCGCCGAGAAAATGGTGACTGGCCGTATGAAGAAATTCACCGGCGAAATCTCATTAACAGGTCAAGCGTTCATCATGGAGCCTAAGAAAACTGTTGGCGCTATCTTGAAAGAGAAAGGTGCTTCTGTTGCTGGTTTCATTCGTCTAGAAGTTGGCGAAGGCATTGAGAAGAAAGAAGAAGATTTTGCTGCAGAAGTTGCTGCACAAATCGCTGCAGCTAAAAAGTAA
- the dapD gene encoding 2,3,4,5-tetrahydropyridine-2,6-dicarboxylate N-succinyltransferase: protein MSKDFFSYAVGVGSKNANGQWLEVFYPAPVLNPSEAEVSGLTKGLDFNNGKQDIELDDAALNTLISNAEDLGLTAQVTAFKALLGSEQPRVLCLLSQDDAAASTPEAYLKLHLLSHRLVKPHGTDLSGIFAVLPNVAWTNQGAIDLAELPARQLAARAKGELLQVTSVDKFPKMADYVVPSGVRIASTSRVRLGAYIGEGTTIMHEGFCNFNAGTAGTSMIEGRISAGVFVGKGSDLGGGCSTMGTLSGGGNIIIAVGEESLIGANAGTGIPLGDRCTIESGLYITSGTKVVLIDENKQQAGTIKARELAGKSDLLFRRNSLTGAIECLTNKTAIALNEELHAHN, encoded by the coding sequence ATGTCTAAAGACTTTTTTAGTTACGCCGTTGGTGTGGGAAGTAAAAACGCAAATGGCCAATGGCTAGAAGTTTTTTACCCTGCTCCGGTTTTAAACCCAAGCGAAGCAGAAGTATCAGGCCTAACTAAAGGCTTAGATTTCAACAATGGCAAACAAGACATTGAACTAGACGACGCAGCATTAAACACGCTAATAAGCAATGCTGAAGATCTAGGTTTAACAGCCCAGGTAACCGCGTTTAAGGCTTTATTAGGCAGCGAGCAGCCTCGTGTTTTATGTTTATTAAGTCAAGATGATGCCGCAGCGTCAACGCCAGAAGCTTACCTTAAACTACACTTACTCTCTCACCGTTTAGTTAAGCCTCATGGTACCGACTTAAGCGGCATTTTCGCGGTACTTCCTAACGTAGCTTGGACTAACCAAGGTGCCATTGATTTAGCCGAGTTACCAGCCCGCCAATTAGCAGCGCGCGCTAAAGGTGAATTACTACAGGTAACTTCTGTAGATAAGTTTCCAAAAATGGCTGATTACGTGGTACCAAGTGGTGTTCGTATTGCGTCAACTTCACGTGTTCGCCTAGGTGCTTACATTGGTGAAGGAACTACCATCATGCATGAAGGTTTCTGTAACTTTAATGCCGGTACTGCAGGCACCAGCATGATCGAAGGCCGAATCTCCGCTGGAGTATTTGTTGGAAAAGGTTCTGATTTAGGTGGTGGTTGTTCAACCATGGGTACCCTTTCAGGCGGTGGTAACATTATTATCGCAGTAGGCGAAGAATCGCTAATCGGTGCAAACGCTGGTACTGGTATCCCACTAGGTGACCGCTGCACCATCGAGTCTGGCCTATACATTACCTCAGGCACCAAAGTGGTACTAATAGATGAGAACAAGCAGCAAGCTGGCACTATTAAAGCCCGCGAACTGGCTGGTAAATCAGATCTGCTATTCCGCCGAAACAGCCTAACCGGCGCAATCGAATGTTTAACCAACAAAACTGCGATTGCCTTAAACGAAGAGCTTCACGCACACAACTAA
- the ptsG gene encoding PTS glucose transporter subunit IIBC, whose product MFKNLFAQAQKVGKALMLPVSVLPVAGILLGVGAADFSWMPTIISQLMMNAGDAVFGNMALLFAVGVALGFTNNDGVAALAAIVGFAIMSATISVMAGLEFNSVVAKLPELGEALNPSHLDIVNSIFGSSQEGLTVVDQGLLDRLKDAIDKTFSTGVLGGILAGGVAGWTFNRFFRIQLPAYLGFFAGKRSVPIITGFLAIFLGVILSIIWPPIGNGIAVFSHWAAEQNPTLAFGIYGVVERSLIPFGLHHVWNVPFFFEAGSCVSATGEQLNGVLTCYLSADEASRAASTSGFGQLAGGYMFKMYGLPAAAIAIWHAAKPENRAKVGGIMISAALTSFLTGITEPIEFAFLFVAPVLYVIHALLAGLAFVITNTLGMVHGTSFSHGLIDFIVLSSNAQKMWLFPVIGLGYAAVYYTVFRVVIAKLDLKTPGREDEEDAVATVAVSEDEMSKNLVDAFGGKANIVSLDACITRLRIQVKSVESVDQPKLKSLGAAGVVVAGQGVQAIFGTKSDNLKTDMEAYLQTV is encoded by the coding sequence ATGTTTAAAAATTTGTTCGCGCAAGCGCAAAAGGTAGGTAAAGCACTGATGCTACCCGTATCAGTTCTACCTGTTGCGGGTATCTTGCTTGGTGTAGGTGCAGCCGACTTTAGTTGGATGCCTACTATCATTTCACAGTTGATGATGAATGCTGGTGACGCAGTATTCGGCAACATGGCACTGTTATTTGCCGTTGGTGTTGCCTTAGGTTTTACCAATAACGATGGTGTTGCAGCCTTAGCCGCAATTGTTGGCTTTGCTATTATGAGCGCCACCATTAGCGTTATGGCAGGACTGGAGTTCAACAGCGTTGTTGCAAAGTTGCCCGAGCTTGGAGAAGCGCTAAACCCTTCTCATCTAGACATTGTTAACTCTATTTTTGGTAGTAGCCAAGAAGGCTTGACTGTTGTTGACCAAGGTCTGCTGGACAGATTAAAAGATGCTATCGACAAAACATTCTCAACGGGTGTTTTAGGCGGTATTTTGGCTGGTGGTGTAGCGGGTTGGACATTTAACCGCTTCTTCCGCATTCAGTTGCCTGCTTACTTAGGTTTCTTCGCTGGTAAGCGCAGTGTGCCTATTATCACCGGCTTCTTAGCTATTTTCCTTGGCGTTATTCTTTCAATTATTTGGCCTCCAATCGGTAACGGTATTGCTGTGTTCTCTCACTGGGCTGCAGAGCAAAATCCAACATTAGCGTTTGGTATTTACGGTGTTGTTGAACGCTCACTAATTCCATTTGGTTTACACCATGTTTGGAACGTACCGTTCTTCTTTGAAGCGGGCTCTTGTGTAAGTGCTACCGGTGAACAGTTAAACGGCGTATTAACTTGTTACTTGTCTGCTGATGAAGCTTCTCGTGCTGCTAGCACTTCTGGCTTTGGTCAGTTGGCTGGTGGTTACATGTTCAAAATGTACGGTCTACCTGCTGCTGCTATCGCTATTTGGCATGCTGCTAAGCCTGAGAATCGCGCTAAAGTAGGCGGTATTATGATCTCAGCTGCGCTTACTTCATTCCTAACCGGTATTACAGAACCTATTGAATTTGCGTTCTTGTTCGTTGCTCCAGTGCTATACGTAATTCACGCGTTATTAGCTGGTTTAGCGTTCGTTATAACTAATACTTTAGGTATGGTACACGGCACATCTTTCTCTCACGGTTTGATTGACTTCATCGTGTTGTCAAGCAACGCTCAGAAAATGTGGTTGTTCCCAGTAATTGGTTTGGGTTACGCAGCGGTTTACTACACTGTGTTCCGTGTAGTTATTGCTAAACTTGATCTTAAAACACCAGGTCGTGAAGACGAAGAAGATGCTGTTGCTACTGTCGCTGTTTCTGAAGACGAAATGTCTAAGAACCTTGTAGACGCGTTTGGCGGTAAAGCTAACATTGTTAGCCTAGATGCATGTATCACTCGCTTACGTATTCAAGTTAAGTCAGTAGAATCTGTTGACCAACCAAAGCTTAAGAGCTTAGGTGCTGCAGGTGTAGTGGTTGCTGGCCAAGGTGTTCAAGCTATCTTTGGTACTAAGTCAGATAACTTGAAAACTGATATGGAAGCTTACTTACAAACCGTTTAA